Proteins encoded within one genomic window of Natrinema amylolyticum:
- a CDS encoding PGF-CTERM-anchored ABC transporter substrate-binding protein: MRRYLPVLLAVLIAVSAFAPAAAGQSNGETESTVECEFPLEATDATGETITLEEQPESVVALQPSDAQTVFEIGAEDRLVGMPDNPATSGLELGNRTAVTDTYQLVPERVVDLDPDLVLAANATDEGNVEQLRDAGLTVYHFANAESLDDVRENVRTTGELTGECDGAEETVDWMDEQLEIVETALEDEDRPLAYYAMGDGYTAGTGTFIHEAMTTAGLENVAERAGIEGYGTINPETVVDENPDWIVYPDDREEPPIHESVRATTAYQDDNVLAVNANQMSQPAPQIVTAIVDIVETVHPEAYEQASDELEAANESSDGSDEGDDTSGESAIPGFGVPAALVALLAVVGAAVRRR; the protein is encoded by the coding sequence ATGCGACGATACCTCCCCGTCCTCTTGGCCGTACTGATCGCCGTTTCGGCGTTCGCACCCGCTGCAGCCGGACAGTCGAACGGCGAGACCGAATCGACCGTCGAGTGCGAGTTCCCGCTCGAGGCGACCGACGCCACGGGCGAGACGATCACGCTCGAGGAGCAACCCGAGTCGGTCGTCGCGCTTCAGCCGAGCGACGCCCAGACGGTGTTCGAAATCGGTGCCGAGGATCGCCTCGTGGGAATGCCGGACAACCCGGCGACGAGCGGCCTCGAACTCGGGAATCGAACGGCCGTCACCGATACGTACCAGCTCGTCCCCGAACGGGTCGTCGATCTCGACCCCGACCTCGTCCTGGCCGCCAACGCGACGGACGAGGGGAACGTCGAGCAACTCCGCGACGCCGGTCTCACCGTCTATCACTTCGCGAACGCCGAATCGCTCGACGACGTCCGTGAGAACGTCCGAACGACCGGCGAACTCACCGGCGAGTGCGACGGTGCCGAGGAGACCGTCGACTGGATGGACGAGCAACTCGAGATCGTCGAAACGGCGCTCGAGGATGAAGATCGTCCGCTGGCGTACTACGCGATGGGCGACGGCTACACCGCCGGAACGGGGACGTTCATCCACGAAGCGATGACGACGGCGGGTCTCGAAAACGTGGCGGAACGCGCCGGGATCGAGGGCTACGGCACGATCAATCCCGAAACGGTCGTCGACGAGAACCCCGACTGGATCGTCTATCCCGACGACAGGGAGGAGCCGCCGATTCACGAGTCGGTTCGGGCGACGACGGCGTACCAGGACGACAACGTCCTCGCCGTTAACGCGAACCAGATGAGTCAGCCCGCGCCGCAGATCGTCACCGCGATCGTGGACATCGTCGAGACGGTCCACCCCGAGGCCTACGAGCAGGCGAGCGACGAACTCGAGGCGGCAAACGAGAGCAGCGACGGGAGCGACGAGGGTGACGACACGAGCGGTGAGAGCGCCATTCCCGGCTTCGGCGTCCCCGCCGCGCTGGTCGCGTTGCTGGCCGTTGTCGGAGCCGCCGTTCGGCGACGATAA
- a CDS encoding PAS domain-containing sensor histidine kinase translates to MTAGSFVATGFDALPARVAILDDEGEIVYTNQTWDSFGAEQGLAEDAGGIGSNYLAVCEASDDPDATATARGIRAVATGERAEFSLEYPCHAPGEDGWYMMQATPYEHDGDAYVLVMHVDITERRLLEQRNRDQAERMESFAKLLSHDLRNPLSVALAHAEMLESDDDVGLEADGDDPSPLRSSLERMESIIDDALVLVTTDEVEETELIPLATAVETAWANVRTGAATFSVRDDVAIRANASLVSHLFENLFRNAVDHAGDDPHVEIGALERDTGTESALDPAGGNGLEEAVADWPGETTAFDGFYIEDDGPGIPADRRERAFESGYSGDGGSGFGLAIVRTVADAHGWSVSATTGSNGGARFEVRGVPMIGP, encoded by the coding sequence ATGACAGCTGGCTCGTTCGTCGCGACCGGGTTCGATGCTCTCCCGGCACGCGTCGCTATTCTCGACGACGAGGGTGAAATCGTCTACACGAACCAGACATGGGATTCGTTCGGCGCTGAACAGGGTCTGGCCGAGGACGCGGGCGGGATCGGCAGTAACTATCTCGCGGTCTGCGAAGCCAGCGACGATCCCGATGCGACGGCGACGGCGCGGGGCATTCGGGCAGTCGCGACCGGCGAACGAGCGGAGTTCTCCCTCGAGTACCCTTGCCACGCGCCGGGCGAGGACGGCTGGTATATGATGCAGGCGACGCCGTACGAGCACGACGGCGACGCGTACGTGCTCGTCATGCACGTCGATATCACCGAGCGACGGCTGCTCGAGCAGCGGAACAGGGATCAGGCCGAACGGATGGAATCGTTCGCGAAACTGCTCTCGCACGACCTGCGCAATCCGTTATCGGTCGCTCTGGCGCACGCGGAGATGCTCGAGTCGGACGACGACGTCGGCCTCGAAGCCGACGGCGACGATCCCAGTCCGTTGCGCTCGTCGCTCGAGCGCATGGAGTCGATCATCGACGACGCGTTAGTGCTCGTCACCACCGACGAGGTCGAGGAGACCGAACTGATTCCGCTCGCGACGGCGGTCGAAACCGCGTGGGCGAACGTCCGAACGGGGGCGGCGACTTTCTCGGTCCGCGACGACGTCGCGATCCGCGCGAACGCCTCGCTCGTGAGCCATCTCTTCGAGAACCTGTTCCGAAACGCCGTGGACCACGCGGGCGACGACCCGCACGTCGAGATCGGGGCACTCGAGAGGGACACCGGGACCGAGAGCGCTCTCGATCCGGCGGGAGGGAACGGCCTCGAGGAAGCGGTCGCGGACTGGCCGGGCGAGACGACCGCGTTCGACGGGTTCTATATCGAAGACGATGGACCGGGGATTCCGGCCGACCGGCGCGAACGGGCGTTCGAGTCGGGGTACTCGGGCGACGGCGGATCCGGCTTCGGCCTCGCGATCGTTCGGACGGTCGCCGACGCACACGGCTGGTCCGTTTCGGCGACGACCGGGTCTAACGGCGGTGCCAGATTCGAGGTTCGTGGCGTCCCGATGATCGGTCCGTGA
- a CDS encoding H/ACA ribonucleoprotein complex subunit GAR1 produces the protein MHRVGTVVRTAQGLAILRADEVDGGGSDTDIDGHRDDIGTMVIDDDLETVGRVVDVFGPVSRPYLAVTPDDGVHLPSLVGSTLYAR, from the coding sequence ATGCATCGGGTTGGCACAGTCGTCCGTACCGCACAGGGGCTCGCGATCCTGCGGGCGGACGAGGTCGACGGCGGCGGGAGCGACACCGATATCGACGGCCATCGTGACGACATCGGGACGATGGTCATCGACGACGACCTCGAGACGGTCGGCCGCGTCGTCGACGTCTTCGGGCCCGTCTCGCGGCCCTATCTGGCGGTGACGCCCGACGACGGCGTCCACCTGCCGTCGCTGGTCGGATCGACGCTGTACGCGCGGTAG
- the srp19 gene encoding signal recognition particle subunit SRP19: MVENVIWPAYLDAALSRAEGRRVSEDLAVEEPTVDEIAKAVQQIGYDATIERDKAYSREHWADRGRVVVRGADDSTKNDLVQAVAAYVVAMRE; this comes from the coding sequence ATGGTCGAGAACGTCATCTGGCCCGCCTATCTCGATGCGGCCCTCTCGCGGGCCGAGGGACGGCGCGTGTCCGAGGACCTGGCAGTCGAGGAGCCGACGGTCGACGAGATCGCGAAGGCCGTCCAGCAGATCGGGTACGACGCCACGATCGAGCGGGACAAAGCCTACTCTCGAGAGCACTGGGCCGATCGGGGGCGGGTCGTCGTTCGCGGGGCCGACGACTCGACGAAGAACGACCTCGTCCAGGCCGTCGCGGCGTACGTCGTCGCGATGCGTGAGTAA
- the btuC gene encoding vitamin B12 ABC transporter permease BtuC — protein sequence MYRPARTAAWSAGLVVLLVAVTLASAALGPVRIDPLTVGMAMLNEIVVPVGVTVGSASVPVLGVSVPVPGLEYAAIFSFDVPETRQIIVADIRLPRIALAATVGLALAAAGTVMQGFFRNPLADPSIIGVSSGAAAGAVAAIAFPALIPFGGLHLSAFVGALGTAFLVYAIATDGGRTPVATLLLAGVAVQAFLGAMISYMLVHSGDSLREAVFWMMGHLNNSQWSDVRFALPVTLVGVLVLCAFRQELNVLLLGEEDAHHLGIEVERTKLLLLALASVVTAAGVAVAGVIGFVGLVVPHIMRLIVGPDHRILLPTSALAGASFLVATDTLARTGPAVVPVGIITAALGAPFFLFLLTRREVHSL from the coding sequence ATGTATCGACCGGCCCGAACGGCGGCGTGGTCGGCCGGACTGGTCGTCCTGCTCGTCGCCGTCACCCTCGCCAGCGCCGCACTCGGCCCGGTCAGGATCGACCCCCTCACGGTCGGGATGGCGATGTTGAACGAGATCGTCGTCCCCGTCGGCGTGACGGTCGGCAGCGCCTCGGTTCCCGTCCTCGGCGTCTCGGTTCCGGTTCCCGGGCTCGAGTACGCCGCGATTTTTTCCTTTGACGTGCCCGAGACCCGCCAGATCATCGTCGCGGACATTCGGTTGCCCCGAATCGCGCTCGCGGCGACGGTCGGGCTCGCACTCGCTGCGGCGGGGACCGTGATGCAGGGGTTCTTTCGAAACCCCTTGGCGGATCCGTCGATCATCGGCGTGTCGTCGGGTGCCGCCGCGGGAGCGGTCGCCGCGATCGCGTTTCCGGCCCTGATCCCGTTCGGCGGCCTCCACCTCTCGGCGTTCGTCGGCGCGCTCGGGACGGCGTTTCTCGTCTACGCGATCGCGACCGACGGCGGCCGGACGCCGGTCGCGACGCTGTTGCTCGCGGGCGTCGCGGTTCAGGCCTTCCTCGGCGCGATGATCTCCTACATGCTCGTCCACAGCGGCGACTCGCTCAGGGAGGCCGTCTTCTGGATGATGGGCCATCTCAACAACAGCCAGTGGAGCGACGTGCGGTTCGCCCTGCCGGTCACGCTGGTCGGCGTCCTCGTCCTCTGTGCGTTCCGGCAGGAGCTGAACGTCCTCCTGCTCGGCGAGGAAGACGCCCACCACCTCGGGATCGAGGTCGAGCGGACCAAACTGCTCTTACTCGCGCTCGCGAGCGTCGTCACCGCGGCCGGCGTCGCGGTCGCTGGCGTCATCGGCTTCGTCGGCCTCGTCGTCCCGCACATCATGCGGCTGATCGTCGGCCCGGACCACCGGATCCTGTTGCCGACCAGCGCGCTCGCCGGCGCGTCGTTCCTCGTCGCGACCGACACGCTCGCCCGAACCGGGCCGGCCGTCGTTCCAGTGGGTATCATCACGGCCGCGCTCGGCGCACCGTTCTTCCTGTTCCTGCTCACCCGCCGGGAGGTGCACTCGCTGTGA
- a CDS encoding ATP-binding cassette domain-containing protein encodes MTTSDRRSEVDGADPEPATVSVANCSLSFGDLSVLEDVSLTIEPGEFVGFVGPNGAGKTTLLRLISGALEPDSGTVSIDGVDVHDLSSRDSSRLVSVVPQDTTLSFSFPVRDVVEMGRHPHRSRFSSPTPEDRDAVERALERTRTADLADRPIDEVSGGQRQRVVLARAIAQETPVMLLDEPTASLDVNHQVETLELVRELVNGGRTVIAAIHDLDLAARYCDRLVMLADGAVSRDGPPSAVLTGDALAASFDANAVVTPNPVTGTETVTAFANDAESVPLPDRVHVLGTGTAAAGVIARLTAAGIEVTLGPVSRGDAAAETARSLGIDALTLEPFTPLSADDRAEAERLVGDADVAVRAAIDGSDGEILDRLRLDGSTPLVLVTAGAAGGEETDAETALRTGDRRIRERALAATPETVLEAVAKAAAKGSRSASSADEADD; translated from the coding sequence GTGACCACCTCAGACCGCAGATCCGAGGTCGACGGGGCCGATCCCGAGCCGGCAACGGTCTCGGTCGCGAACTGCTCGCTCTCCTTCGGCGACCTCTCGGTGCTCGAGGACGTCTCTCTCACGATCGAGCCGGGCGAGTTCGTCGGCTTCGTCGGTCCGAACGGGGCCGGAAAGACGACGCTGCTTCGCCTCATCAGCGGCGCGCTCGAGCCCGATTCCGGAACCGTCTCGATCGACGGCGTCGACGTCCACGACCTCTCCTCGCGGGACTCGAGTCGGCTCGTCTCCGTCGTCCCGCAGGACACGACGCTCTCGTTTTCCTTCCCGGTTCGCGACGTCGTCGAGATGGGGCGTCATCCGCACCGCTCGCGGTTCTCCTCGCCGACGCCCGAGGACCGCGACGCGGTCGAACGCGCCCTCGAGCGGACGCGAACGGCAGATCTCGCCGACCGACCGATCGACGAGGTCAGCGGCGGCCAGCGTCAGCGGGTCGTGCTCGCGCGGGCGATCGCCCAGGAGACGCCGGTCATGCTGCTCGACGAGCCGACGGCGAGTCTGGACGTCAACCATCAGGTCGAGACGCTCGAGCTGGTCCGCGAACTGGTCAACGGGGGTCGGACCGTGATCGCGGCGATCCACGATCTGGACCTGGCGGCGCGGTACTGCGATCGGCTCGTGATGCTCGCCGACGGAGCGGTCAGCCGGGACGGGCCGCCCTCGGCGGTGCTGACCGGCGACGCGCTCGCGGCGTCGTTCGACGCGAACGCGGTGGTCACGCCGAACCCGGTGACGGGGACGGAAACGGTGACCGCGTTCGCGAACGACGCCGAATCAGTGCCGCTCCCGGATCGGGTACACGTGCTGGGAACGGGAACGGCCGCCGCTGGCGTCATCGCCCGACTCACGGCCGCGGGTATCGAGGTCACGCTCGGGCCCGTCTCGAGGGGCGACGCGGCGGCGGAGACGGCCCGTTCGCTGGGGATCGATGCGCTCACGCTCGAACCGTTCACGCCCCTCTCGGCCGACGATCGCGCCGAGGCGGAGCGACTGGTGGGCGACGCTGACGTGGCGGTCCGTGCGGCGATCGACGGCTCTGACGGGGAGATCCTCGACCGATTACGCCTCGACGGCTCGACGCCGCTCGTGCTCGTCACGGCGGGAGCGGCCGGCGGCGAAGAGACCGACGCGGAGACGGCGCTGCGAACCGGCGACCGACGGATCCGAGAGCGAGCGCTCGCGGCGACGCCGGAGACGGTTCTCGAGGCGGTTGCCAAGGCGGCCGCGAAGGGGTCGCGATCGGCCTCGTCGGCCGACGAGGCCGACGACTGA
- a CDS encoding presenilin family intramembrane aspartyl protease PSH — MNDRTRILAAVGATVLLFLGVQLGALALVDPFTESGRQAVENPEDPTNSILYVGVMLVATGLMLAAFKYDLDRLIRLLLIGVSVMISWYVFAELVPSIVGPFVSEGVASGLAIAASLAVGGALLWYPEWYVIDGAGVVMGAGAAALFGISFGLLPALLLLSVLAIYDAISVYGTEHMLDLAEGVMDLKIPVVLVVPMTLSYSYRAAGSTDDVLEDGGTEAESSETGGDTPGATSGNTTAGDTAGEMTGSDAAETDDTATAEDDGPAENGALDRDALFIGLGDAVIPTVLVASAAAFLDVGTIDVPLIALNLPALGAALGTIAGLLALMYMVLEGRAHAGLPLLNGGAIGGYLLGALASGLSIAAAIGL, encoded by the coding sequence ATGAACGACCGAACCCGGATCCTCGCCGCTGTCGGCGCGACGGTCCTCCTGTTTCTCGGCGTCCAGCTCGGCGCGCTGGCGCTGGTCGACCCGTTCACCGAATCGGGTCGGCAGGCCGTCGAGAACCCCGAGGATCCGACTAATAGCATCCTCTACGTCGGCGTCATGCTCGTCGCGACGGGACTCATGCTCGCCGCATTCAAGTACGACCTCGACCGCCTCATCAGGCTCCTGCTCATCGGCGTCAGCGTGATGATCTCGTGGTACGTCTTCGCCGAACTCGTCCCCTCGATCGTCGGGCCGTTCGTCTCCGAGGGAGTCGCGAGCGGCCTCGCGATCGCCGCCTCGCTGGCCGTCGGCGGCGCGCTGCTGTGGTATCCCGAGTGGTACGTCATCGACGGCGCGGGCGTCGTGATGGGTGCCGGTGCCGCCGCCCTGTTCGGGATCAGCTTCGGCCTTCTCCCCGCGCTGCTGTTGCTCTCGGTGCTCGCGATCTACGACGCCATCAGCGTCTACGGCACCGAACACATGCTCGACCTCGCCGAGGGCGTGATGGATCTCAAGATTCCCGTCGTCCTCGTCGTCCCGATGACCCTCTCCTACTCCTACCGCGCGGCCGGTAGCACCGACGACGTCCTCGAGGACGGCGGCACCGAGGCCGAGTCCAGCGAGACTGGCGGCGATACTCCCGGAGCCACCTCCGGCAACACCACCGCTGGCGACACCGCCGGCGAGATGACCGGCAGCGATGCAGCCGAAACCGACGATACCGCCACGGCCGAAGACGACGGACCGGCCGAGAACGGGGCGCTCGACCGCGACGCGCTGTTCATCGGGCTCGGAGACGCCGTCATTCCGACGGTCCTCGTCGCCAGCGCGGCCGCCTTCCTCGACGTCGGTACCATCGACGTTCCACTGATCGCGCTGAATCTGCCGGCGCTCGGCGCGGCGCTCGGAACGATCGCCGGCCTGCTCGCGCTCATGTACATGGTCCTCGAGGGGCGGGCCCACGCCGGACTGCCGCTGCTCAACGGCGGCGCGATCGGCGGCTACCTGCTCGGCGCGCTCGCGAGCGGGCTCTCGATCGCCGCCGCGATCGGCCTCTGA
- a CDS encoding DUF6517 family protein codes for MDRRQFIGALAVGGLGTAAGCLSDVVDDATTFSAAPARVGEDATAEVGYEYEGTRKRLDEERVGGEAVEATSYVSTYARAIDLPADRFGEEPVRSGAFGVLTTPQVRVGDEDFNPVSDLSNREIAGRLQGHYEELEIDRAVGGRALEALGERFSVQSYAGTAMLQGEYEVDVVLDIVQRNHEDDHIVVAAVYPADDVFPGGSEQGRIDTLVRGLEHYDDLEVDLVENGADGGEE; via the coding sequence ATGGATCGACGGCAGTTCATCGGCGCGCTCGCGGTCGGCGGTCTCGGAACGGCGGCCGGCTGCCTCAGTGACGTCGTCGACGACGCGACGACGTTTTCCGCGGCACCGGCGCGCGTCGGCGAGGACGCGACGGCGGAGGTCGGCTACGAGTACGAAGGCACGAGAAAACGGCTCGACGAGGAACGCGTCGGCGGCGAGGCCGTCGAGGCGACGAGCTACGTCAGCACGTACGCTCGAGCGATCGATCTGCCGGCCGATCGATTCGGCGAGGAGCCGGTTCGATCCGGCGCGTTCGGCGTGCTCACGACGCCACAGGTCCGCGTCGGTGACGAGGACTTCAACCCGGTCAGCGACCTCTCGAACCGCGAGATCGCCGGCCGCCTTCAGGGCCACTACGAGGAACTCGAGATCGATCGAGCCGTCGGCGGCCGCGCGCTCGAGGCGCTGGGCGAACGCTTTTCGGTCCAGTCGTACGCCGGCACGGCGATGCTGCAGGGCGAGTACGAGGTTGACGTCGTCCTCGACATCGTTCAGCGCAACCACGAGGACGATCATATCGTCGTGGCCGCCGTCTACCCCGCCGACGACGTTTTTCCCGGCGGGTCAGAGCAGGGGCGAATCGACACGCTGGTCCGCGGTCTCGAGCACTACGACGATCTCGAGGTCGATCTCGTCGAGAACGGTGCGGACGGCGGGGAGGAGTGA